A genome region from Arachidicoccus soli includes the following:
- the rfbB gene encoding dTDP-glucose 4,6-dehydratase has product MTSKTIIITGGAGFIGSHVVRRFVNNYPAYRIINLDKLTYAGNLANLKDIEAKPNYQFVKGDITDAQFILELFQQEKPDGIIHLAAESHVDRSITNPLEFVITNVVGTVNLLNAARETWKGHYNSHRFYHVSTDEVYGALGATGMFTEETKYDPHSPYSASKASSDHFVRAYHDTYGMDCVISNCSNNYGANHFPEKLIPLAINNIKLNKPVPVYGKGENVRDWLWVEDHARAIDTIFHQAKTGETYNIGGHNEWKNIDLIHLLCKIMDKKLNRAEGTSAKLISFVQDRAGHDLRYAIDSTKLQKELGWTPSLQFEEGLEKTVDWYLENEDWLNHVTSGEYQKYYEEMYK; this is encoded by the coding sequence ATGACTTCAAAAACAATCATCATCACAGGCGGTGCAGGCTTTATCGGCTCCCATGTAGTAAGACGCTTTGTGAATAATTATCCTGCATATAGGATTATCAATTTAGATAAACTGACCTATGCAGGCAATCTGGCTAATTTAAAAGACATAGAAGCAAAGCCCAATTATCAATTTGTAAAAGGTGATATTACGGATGCACAGTTTATTTTGGAATTGTTTCAACAAGAAAAACCGGATGGTATAATCCATTTAGCAGCCGAAAGCCACGTGGATAGAAGCATTACAAACCCCTTGGAATTCGTCATTACCAATGTGGTAGGTACGGTAAACTTATTAAATGCCGCCAGGGAGACTTGGAAAGGGCATTACAATAGCCATCGCTTTTACCATGTCTCCACCGATGAAGTATATGGTGCTTTAGGCGCAACAGGCATGTTTACCGAAGAGACAAAATACGATCCCCATAGCCCTTACTCCGCATCCAAAGCAAGCTCCGACCATTTTGTAAGAGCCTATCATGATACCTACGGAATGGATTGTGTGATTTCCAATTGCAGTAATAATTACGGAGCGAACCATTTCCCGGAGAAACTGATTCCACTAGCAATCAACAATATCAAACTAAATAAGCCCGTACCGGTATATGGTAAAGGAGAAAATGTAAGAGACTGGCTATGGGTAGAAGACCACGCCAGAGCCATCGATACAATTTTCCACCAGGCGAAAACCGGAGAGACCTACAATATCGGCGGACATAATGAATGGAAGAACATAGATCTCATTCATTTGCTATGTAAAATAATGGACAAGAAACTGAACCGGGCAGAAGGGACCTCAGCAAAACTCATCAGCTTCGTGCAGGACAGAGCCGGTCACGATCTGCGCTATGCGATAGATTCCACCAAACTACAAAAAGAATTAGGCTGGACACCGAGTTTGCAATTTGAAGAAGGACTGGAAAAAACAGTAGACTGGTATCTGGAAAACGAAGACTGGCTGAACCATGTAACCAGCGGAGAATATCAAAAATACTATGAGGAAATGTATAAATAA
- the rfbA gene encoding glucose-1-phosphate thymidylyltransferase RfbA has protein sequence MKGIVLAGGSGTRLYPITMGISKQLMPIYDKPMIYYPISVLMMTGINEILIITTREDQAGFIRLLGDGSQWGCRFEYIIQEVPNGLAQAFVLGEAFIGKDKVALVLGDNIFYGSGLAKLLQSHNDPDGAVIFAYQVSDPERYGVVEFDEQFNALSIEEKPAKPKSNYAVPGLYFYDNSVVEIAKNIAPSHRGEYEITDVNKLYLQQKNLKVGVLSRGTAWLDTGTHDSLMQASQFVQVIESRQGLKIGCPEEVAYRMNFIDKAALQKIAEPLQKSGYGEYLLKLL, from the coding sequence ATGAAAGGAATCGTATTAGCCGGCGGCTCAGGCACAAGATTATACCCCATCACCATGGGCATCAGCAAACAACTCATGCCTATTTACGATAAGCCGATGATTTATTACCCCATTTCTGTGCTGATGATGACAGGCATAAACGAAATATTAATCATCACCACCAGAGAAGACCAGGCAGGCTTTATCCGGTTACTCGGAGATGGAAGCCAATGGGGATGCCGTTTTGAATATATCATTCAGGAAGTGCCCAATGGTTTAGCACAAGCCTTTGTGTTAGGAGAAGCATTTATAGGTAAAGACAAAGTAGCATTAGTGCTAGGAGATAATATCTTTTACGGCAGTGGTCTTGCAAAACTATTGCAGAGTCATAATGACCCGGATGGAGCTGTTATTTTCGCCTATCAGGTAAGCGACCCGGAAAGATATGGGGTGGTAGAATTCGATGAGCAATTTAATGCCCTGTCAATCGAAGAGAAACCCGCAAAGCCCAAATCAAACTATGCAGTTCCCGGCTTGTATTTTTATGATAATTCAGTAGTAGAAATAGCGAAGAACATAGCGCCATCCCACAGAGGAGAGTATGAGATTACCGATGTGAACAAACTGTATTTGCAACAAAAGAATCTGAAAGTAGGTGTATTAAGCCGTGGGACAGCTTGGTTGGACACAGGCACACATGATTCATTAATGCAGGCATCCCAGTTTGTACAAGTGATAGAAAGCCGTCAAGGTTTGAAGATAGGTTGCCCTGAGGAAGTTGCTTACCGGATGAATTTTATAGATAAAGCAGCCTTACAAAAGATTGCCGAACCACTCCAGAAAAGCGGCTATGGTGAGTACCTGTTGAAACTCTTATAA
- the fbaA gene encoding class II fructose-bisphosphate aldolase, translating into MSKHRAGVLYGEELTALFNDAKENKYALPAVNVIGTNSINAVLETAAKVGSPVIIQFSNGGAQFFAGKGMPNDKLQANISGAISGALHVHNVAKYYGVPVVLHTDHAAKKWLPWIDGLITAGEAYKKQNGQPLFSSHMLDLSEEPLAENIATSVEFFKRMEPLGMCLEVELGVTGGEEDGVDNSHVDNSKLYTQPEEVFETYENLSKVGSLFTIAAAFGNVHGVYKPGNVELRPEILLNSQEYVAEKLGLDKDARPVSFVFHGGSGSDKSQINESLGYGVVKMNIDTDMQWAFADGIFGYYKKNEAYLQGQLGNPEGADAPNKKYYDPRVWLRKGEETFVKRLEEAFNDLNCIGRNK; encoded by the coding sequence ATGTCAAAACACAGAGCCGGTGTTTTATACGGCGAAGAGCTTACAGCTTTGTTTAACGATGCAAAAGAAAATAAATATGCATTGCCTGCAGTAAATGTCATAGGTACCAACTCAATAAACGCAGTTTTGGAAACTGCGGCTAAAGTCGGCTCACCCGTTATCATTCAGTTTAGTAATGGTGGGGCACAGTTTTTCGCGGGTAAAGGAATGCCAAATGATAAGCTACAGGCGAATATCAGTGGTGCTATCAGCGGTGCTTTACATGTGCACAATGTGGCAAAATATTATGGTGTTCCTGTTGTATTACATACCGATCACGCAGCTAAGAAATGGTTGCCCTGGATCGATGGTTTAATTACTGCCGGTGAAGCATATAAAAAGCAAAACGGACAACCTTTGTTCAGCTCACATATGCTGGATCTGAGCGAAGAGCCATTGGCTGAAAATATTGCAACTTCAGTAGAATTCTTTAAAAGAATGGAGCCTTTGGGAATGTGCTTGGAAGTGGAATTAGGCGTTACAGGCGGAGAAGAAGATGGTGTGGATAATTCACATGTTGATAATTCAAAATTATATACGCAACCGGAAGAGGTTTTTGAGACATATGAAAATTTGAGCAAAGTAGGCAGCTTGTTTACTATTGCTGCTGCTTTTGGAAATGTACACGGTGTTTACAAACCCGGTAATGTGGAATTGCGCCCTGAAATATTGCTAAATAGTCAGGAATATGTTGCTGAAAAGTTAGGATTAGATAAAGATGCCCGTCCGGTATCTTTTGTATTCCATGGAGGAAGTGGTTCAGATAAGAGTCAAATCAATGAATCTTTGGGTTATGGGGTTGTAAAAATGAATATCGATACGGATATGCAATGGGCGTTTGCGGATGGTATTTTTGGTTACTATAAAAAGAATGAAGCATACTTGCAAGGGCAATTGGGAAATCCTGAAGGTGCTGATGCGCCTAACAAAAAATATTACGATCCTCGAGTATGGCTGCGTAAAGGAGAAGAGACTTTTGTAAAACGTTTGGAAGAAGCCTTTAATGATTTGAATTGTATTGGCAGAAATAAATAG
- the pgi gene encoding glucose-6-phosphate isomerase, translating into MLPKINPTTTQAWILLKKHFDEEMNHIHIKDLFKKEEDRFHQFSLWFNDILFDYSKNIISHKTLNLLLGLAEDCKLKEAIAAMFDGEKINETENRAVLHTALRNFSGNPVFLDGEDIMPDVRRVQQQMKSFAEKIHSGKWKGYTGKKIKYIVNIGIGGSDLGPVMVTEALKPYWIEGIQPYFVSNVDGTHIAETLKKVTPEETLFLIASKTFTTQETMTNAHTAREWFLKSAKNESEIAKHFVALSTNEKEVTKFGIDPKNMFEFWDWVGGRYSLWSAIGLSIVLTVGYENFEQLLRGAYHTDEYFKTEKLDKNIPVIMALIGLWYTNFFGTQTEVILPYDQYMHRFSAYFQQGNMESNGKSVDRKGAGVSYSTGPVIWGEPGTNGQHAFYQLIHQGTVIIPADFIAPAISHNPIGDHHNKLLSNFFAQTEALMNGKTEEVVKAELEQQGKSAEEIKKITPFKVFEGNRPTNSFLLKEITPYSLGSLIALYEHKIFTQGIIWNIFSFDQWGVELGKQLAGNILPELEDDKTVTSHDSSTNGLINAYKKLRKEA; encoded by the coding sequence ATGCTACCAAAAATCAACCCTACTACAACACAAGCCTGGATTTTGTTGAAAAAACATTTCGATGAAGAAATGAATCATATTCACATTAAAGATTTATTTAAAAAAGAAGAAGACCGATTCCATCAATTCTCTTTATGGTTTAATGATATTCTTTTTGACTATTCTAAAAACATTATCTCACATAAGACACTTAATCTATTACTTGGGTTAGCGGAAGATTGCAAATTGAAAGAAGCCATTGCAGCAATGTTTGACGGAGAAAAAATTAATGAAACAGAAAACCGTGCCGTATTGCATACCGCTTTACGCAATTTTTCAGGCAATCCAGTATTCTTGGATGGGGAAGATATCATGCCCGATGTAAGAAGGGTTCAGCAGCAAATGAAATCCTTCGCAGAAAAAATTCATTCCGGCAAATGGAAAGGTTATACAGGTAAAAAAATAAAATATATTGTCAATATTGGCATTGGCGGTAGTGACCTCGGTCCTGTAATGGTCACAGAAGCATTAAAACCCTATTGGATAGAGGGCATCCAGCCCTATTTTGTGAGCAATGTGGATGGCACCCATATCGCTGAAACTTTAAAAAAAGTAACGCCTGAAGAAACCTTGTTTTTGATTGCATCTAAGACTTTCACCACACAAGAAACAATGACCAACGCACACACAGCACGCGAATGGTTCTTAAAATCGGCTAAGAATGAAAGTGAAATAGCCAAGCATTTTGTGGCATTGAGTACGAATGAAAAAGAGGTGACTAAATTTGGCATTGACCCTAAAAACATGTTTGAATTTTGGGATTGGGTTGGAGGAAGATATTCACTTTGGAGTGCCATCGGTTTATCTATCGTTTTAACGGTAGGTTATGAAAATTTTGAACAGTTATTGCGCGGAGCTTACCATACCGATGAGTATTTTAAGACTGAAAAATTAGATAAAAATATCCCTGTAATAATGGCGCTGATTGGTTTATGGTATACAAATTTCTTCGGCACACAAACAGAAGTGATACTACCCTATGATCAATACATGCACCGTTTTAGCGCCTATTTCCAACAAGGAAATATGGAAAGTAACGGCAAAAGCGTAGACAGAAAAGGAGCCGGTGTCTCTTATAGTACAGGTCCGGTGATCTGGGGCGAACCTGGGACAAACGGACAACATGCCTTTTATCAATTAATCCACCAAGGTACTGTGATTATCCCGGCTGACTTTATAGCTCCAGCAATTAGTCATAACCCTATTGGGGATCATCACAATAAATTGTTGAGTAACTTCTTTGCACAAACAGAAGCCCTAATGAATGGGAAAACAGAGGAAGTGGTGAAAGCAGAATTGGAGCAGCAAGGTAAATCTGCCGAAGAGATAAAGAAAATTACCCCCTTCAAAGTTTTTGAAGGCAACCGTCCGACAAACTCATTTTTACTAAAAGAGATTACACCATATAGTTTAGGTAGCTTAATTGCGCTTTATGAACATAAAATATTTACCCAGGGTATCATCTGGAATATCTTCAGTTTTGATCAATGGGGTGTAGAGCTAGGCAAACAATTGGCCGGAAATATTTTACCCGAATTAGAAGATGATAAAACAGTTACCTCACACGATTCTTCTACAAATGGTTTAATCAATGCCTATAAAAAATTAAGAAAAGAAGCATAA
- a CDS encoding tyrosine-protein phosphatase codes for MLNFLFKNTKTDNNNWNFIQTDIHSHILPGIDDGAPKIEDSLALIDAMRKNGFKKMVATPHVSEDLYPNTKEKILEQRDFVRQKVLGFNWDIEIDAAAEYMIDEGFIALTESKEKLLAISDNIVLVEMSYLVESPFLNNALFAMQVHGYQPLLAHPERYNFYHHHLEKYDELKERGCLFQLNTIALSGYYGKGVKKTAEYLLSKNMYDYCGSDIHHLRHVKALNSILEMKAFQQIQQYPFLNNALYLSRNAV; via the coding sequence ATGCTTAATTTCTTATTTAAGAATACTAAAACAGATAACAATAATTGGAATTTTATTCAGACAGATATTCATTCACATATCCTACCCGGCATTGATGATGGCGCCCCAAAAATAGAAGATAGTCTTGCTTTGATAGATGCTATGCGCAAAAATGGATTTAAGAAAATGGTCGCAACGCCGCATGTAAGTGAAGACCTTTACCCGAATACAAAAGAAAAGATATTAGAACAAAGGGACTTTGTTCGTCAAAAAGTATTGGGATTTAACTGGGATATTGAAATAGACGCAGCTGCGGAATATATGATTGATGAAGGATTTATTGCACTCACGGAAAGTAAAGAAAAGCTATTAGCTATATCAGACAATATTGTTTTAGTAGAAATGTCTTATTTAGTAGAATCTCCCTTCTTAAACAATGCATTGTTTGCCATGCAAGTACATGGTTATCAACCATTGCTGGCACATCCTGAGCGATACAATTTTTATCATCATCATTTAGAAAAATATGATGAGCTTAAAGAAAGAGGTTGTCTTTTTCAATTAAACACGATTGCCTTATCCGGATATTATGGCAAAGGTGTGAAGAAAACGGCGGAATATTTATTAAGCAAAAATATGTATGATTACTGCGGCTCAGATATTCATCACTTACGACACGTAAAAGCATTAAATAGTATTTTAGAGATGAAAGCATTTCAACAAATTCAGCAATACCCTTTCTTAAATAATGCACTCTACTTAAGCAGAAATGCTGTATAA
- a CDS encoding CAP domain-containing protein, which produces MVRFINDIAADHSRDMARKRVGFGHRGFNKRTDLLKEKYGNIATGENVAYGKISGKEVVDIWINSPPHRKNLLGNYNLVGIGVAENNQGLLFFTQLFARVPGK; this is translated from the coding sequence ATGGTGCGTTTTATTAATGATATAGCAGCGGATCATAGTAGGGACATGGCAAGGAAAAGAGTGGGATTCGGCCATAGAGGGTTTAATAAAAGAACAGATTTGTTAAAAGAGAAATATGGAAATATTGCCACAGGAGAAAATGTAGCCTATGGCAAGATTTCTGGTAAAGAGGTCGTAGACATATGGATAAATAGTCCTCCTCACCGAAAGAATCTTTTGGGGAACTATAATTTAGTGGGAATCGGAGTGGCGGAGAATAATCAAGGGCTATTATTTTTTACACAATTGTTTGCAAGAGTTCCGGGGAAGTAA
- the rfbC gene encoding dTDP-4-dehydrorhamnose 3,5-epimerase, with protein MIITETILKGCFTIQPKVFKDDRGYFFESYNQQSFEEIIGEKIAFVQDNQSLSSYGTVRGLHFQKGENAQAKLVRVIQGRVLDIAVDLRKESSTYGQWCGVELSEENNLQLYIPRGFAHGFSVISDTAIFSYKCDNYYNKASEGGIIYNDKTLHIDWQVPEDKMILSEKDLILPNL; from the coding sequence ATGATCATAACAGAAACCATATTAAAAGGCTGCTTTACCATCCAGCCGAAAGTCTTTAAAGACGACAGAGGCTATTTTTTTGAGAGCTATAACCAGCAATCTTTTGAAGAAATAATTGGAGAGAAGATCGCATTCGTACAAGACAACCAATCTTTATCCTCCTACGGAACAGTGAGAGGATTACATTTTCAGAAAGGAGAAAATGCACAAGCGAAATTAGTACGGGTGATCCAGGGTAGGGTATTGGACATAGCAGTAGATCTAAGAAAAGAATCTTCGACATATGGACAATGGTGTGGTGTAGAATTATCAGAAGAGAATAATCTGCAACTCTATATTCCAAGAGGCTTTGCACACGGATTTTCGGTAATTAGTGATACAGCAATATTTAGTTATAAGTGCGACAATTATTACAATAAAGCATCCGAAGGCGGTATTATCTACAATGATAAAACTTTGCATATCGACTGGCAGGTCCCGGAAGACAAAATGATATTATCGGAGAAAGATTTAATCTTGCCGAATTTGTAA
- the queA gene encoding tRNA preQ1(34) S-adenosylmethionine ribosyltransferase-isomerase QueA — MKLSQFRFDLPLNLIAQNPSKRREDSRLMVVERKTGRIEHKTFKDVLDYFDDKDVFVVNNTKVFPARMYGRKEKTGAKIEVFLLRELNRQNRLWDVIVDPARKIRVGNKLYFGENDELVAEVIDNTTSRGRTIRFLWDSDEASFRKMLEFMGETPLPKYIKRKPTEEDKERYQTVYAKYEGAVAAPTAGMHFSKELIKRLEIQGIKFAELTLHTSLGTFRPIEVEDLSKHKMDAEYFRIDEETCKIVNKAKENGHRICSVGTTTMRALESSFTAQKLLKPNEGWTNVFIHPPHEFNIADSLISNFHLPKTGLLIMVAAFAGYDLAMEAYKVAIKEKYNFFTYGDAMLVI, encoded by the coding sequence ATGAAGTTATCCCAATTTCGCTTTGACCTTCCCCTGAACCTAATTGCCCAAAACCCTAGTAAACGCCGTGAAGACAGTCGTCTTATGGTTGTAGAACGCAAGACCGGACGCATTGAACACAAAACATTCAAAGATGTCTTGGACTATTTTGACGACAAAGATGTTTTTGTAGTGAATAACACAAAGGTCTTTCCGGCACGCATGTATGGTCGCAAAGAAAAAACAGGCGCAAAAATAGAAGTATTTCTACTTCGTGAATTAAATAGACAAAACAGACTTTGGGATGTAATTGTAGACCCGGCAAGAAAAATACGTGTGGGTAATAAATTGTATTTTGGTGAAAATGACGAATTAGTTGCTGAAGTCATAGACAACACGACAAGCCGTGGCAGGACAATCCGATTTTTATGGGATTCCGATGAGGCAAGTTTCAGAAAAATGCTTGAATTCATGGGGGAAACTCCGCTACCAAAATATATCAAGCGCAAACCGACAGAAGAAGATAAAGAACGTTATCAAACGGTGTATGCCAAATATGAAGGTGCCGTTGCAGCCCCGACAGCAGGTATGCACTTCAGTAAGGAGCTTATCAAAAGATTGGAGATTCAGGGCATAAAATTCGCAGAACTGACGCTTCATACAAGTTTAGGCACTTTTAGACCTATTGAAGTAGAAGACCTCAGCAAACATAAGATGGATGCCGAATATTTTAGAATCGATGAAGAAACCTGTAAAATAGTTAATAAAGCCAAAGAAAACGGGCATCGTATTTGCTCTGTCGGTACTACAACCATGCGCGCGCTCGAAAGTAGTTTTACGGCGCAAAAATTGTTAAAACCGAATGAAGGATGGACAAATGTATTTATACATCCACCACATGAATTTAATATTGCAGATAGTTTAATCAGTAATTTTCATTTGCCTAAAACCGGTTTATTGATCATGGTTGCGGCATTTGCAGGTTATGATTTAGCTATGGAAGCCTACAAAGTAGCCATCAAAGAAAAGTACAATTTCTTTACTTATGGGGATGCTATGTTGGTAATTTAA
- a CDS encoding sigma-70 family RNA polymerase sigma factor, producing the protein MRQLKIATQITNRDSQAVEKYLQEISKISMITPEEETTLAQRIKMGDQRALDKLVQSNLRFVVSVAKQYQHQGLSLSDLINEGNLGLIKAAQRFDETKGFKFISYAVWWIRQSILQALAEQGRLVRLPQNKIGTYNKANKAYMAFEQEHEREPSTEELASILEMSETEINNIFQSNTRHTSLDAPVHEAEDVAMGDLLEGADDTDDNVMKDSLREEIRRVLKSLSPREAEIVNAYFGLEGENGITIEQIGQKYDLTKERIRQIKERAIKRLQKARYSGSLKSYLG; encoded by the coding sequence ATGAGGCAGCTTAAAATTGCCACACAGATTACCAACCGTGATTCACAAGCGGTGGAGAAGTATCTTCAGGAGATTTCAAAAATTTCAATGATTACACCTGAAGAAGAAACTACACTTGCTCAGCGGATTAAGATGGGTGATCAACGGGCTTTAGACAAATTGGTGCAATCAAATTTGCGTTTTGTTGTATCTGTGGCTAAGCAGTACCAGCACCAAGGGTTATCTCTTAGCGATTTAATCAACGAGGGCAACCTCGGCTTAATCAAAGCGGCGCAACGCTTTGACGAAACCAAAGGTTTCAAATTCATTTCTTACGCTGTATGGTGGATTCGCCAGTCTATATTACAAGCGTTGGCAGAGCAGGGCAGACTTGTCCGCTTGCCTCAAAACAAAATTGGCACCTATAACAAAGCGAATAAAGCCTACATGGCTTTTGAGCAAGAACACGAACGCGAACCAAGTACCGAAGAATTGGCTAGCATTCTTGAAATGAGCGAAACGGAAATCAACAACATCTTTCAAAGCAACACTCGTCACACATCTTTAGATGCTCCGGTACACGAAGCAGAAGATGTCGCAATGGGTGACCTTTTAGAAGGCGCAGATGATACAGATGATAACGTGATGAAAGATTCGTTGCGCGAAGAAATTCGCCGTGTGCTTAAATCCTTGAGCCCACGTGAGGCAGAAATTGTAAATGCGTATTTTGGACTTGAAGGCGAAAATGGCATTACCATTGAGCAAATTGGACAAAAATACGATTTGACAAAAGAACGCATTCGTCAAATTAAAGAAAGGGCTATCAAACGCTTGCAGAAAGCACGCTACAGCGGTTCTCTCAAATCTTATTTAGGATAA
- the coaD gene encoding pantetheine-phosphate adenylyltransferase → MSRFALFPGTFDPITLGHVDIVNRSLDLFDKIIIGIGTNVNKQPMYSEAQRIEWIKEIYKNDARVEARVYEGLTVNFCKEIDAKYVIRGIRFVSDFEYEKTIADMNRSLDSSIETIFLTCLPQYSSVASTLVRDVIRNGGDAGMFLPEVVKNSIYSK, encoded by the coding sequence ATGTCGCGCTTTGCTTTATTCCCCGGAACATTTGACCCGATTACTTTAGGACACGTAGATATTGTAAATCGATCCTTGGATTTGTTCGATAAGATTATTATTGGCATCGGTACAAATGTGAACAAACAGCCAATGTATTCTGAAGCGCAACGTATCGAATGGATTAAGGAAATATATAAAAATGATGCACGTGTAGAAGCTCGTGTTTATGAAGGTTTAACTGTAAACTTTTGTAAAGAAATAGATGCTAAATATGTTATTCGAGGGATTCGTTTTGTAAGCGATTTTGAATATGAAAAAACAATTGCCGATATGAATCGTAGCCTCGATAGTTCTATCGAAACCATATTTCTTACTTGTTTGCCTCAATATTCAAGTGTAGCTTCTACACTTGTACGCGACGTTATACGTAACGGTGGCGACGCTGGGATGTTCTTGCCAGAGGTGGTAAAAAATAGTATTTACTCAAAATAG
- a CDS encoding aspartate carbamoyltransferase catalytic subunit has protein sequence MTLSTPHLLGIKDLTKEDIQLILSTAAQFKEVLQRPVKKVPSLRDITIVNLFFENSTRTRMSFELAEKRLSADVLNFSATASSVKKGETLLDTVNNILSMKVDMVVMRHSASGAPHFLAKHINAAIINAGDGINEHPTQALLDAFSMKEKLGEIEGLKVAIVGDVMHSRVALSNIYLLKKMGAEVMVAGPPTLIPKYLQQALDVRVEYNVKKALEWCEVANVLRIQLERQNQPLFSSLREYNLAYGINKKLLESLNKEIVIMHPGPINRGVELDSDVADGPFSIILNQVENGVAVRMAALYLLSGKN, from the coding sequence ATGACACTTTCTACTCCACACCTGTTAGGCATTAAAGATTTAACAAAGGAAGATATTCAATTGATTCTTTCTACTGCTGCTCAATTCAAAGAAGTTTTACAACGTCCGGTAAAAAAGGTTCCTTCACTCAGAGATATTACCATTGTCAATCTGTTTTTTGAAAATTCGACACGTACACGTATGTCTTTTGAGCTAGCGGAAAAAAGATTGTCTGCCGATGTCTTGAATTTCTCTGCAACAGCTTCTTCTGTAAAGAAAGGAGAGACCCTACTTGATACTGTCAACAATATTTTAAGTATGAAAGTGGACATGGTAGTTATGCGACATAGTGCGAGTGGTGCGCCACACTTTTTAGCGAAACATATCAATGCGGCAATCATCAATGCGGGAGATGGTATTAATGAACATCCTACACAGGCCTTGCTCGATGCTTTCTCGATGAAAGAGAAATTGGGGGAAATAGAAGGATTAAAAGTGGCAATTGTCGGAGATGTGATGCATAGCCGTGTTGCTTTGAGTAATATCTATTTACTGAAGAAAATGGGAGCCGAAGTAATGGTGGCCGGACCGCCAACATTGATACCCAAATATTTACAACAAGCCCTGGATGTGCGTGTTGAATACAATGTGAAAAAAGCTTTGGAATGGTGCGAAGTGGCCAATGTTTTACGTATACAATTGGAAAGACAAAACCAGCCTTTGTTTTCTTCTTTGAGAGAATACAACCTGGCCTATGGTATCAATAAAAAATTACTGGAAAGTTTAAATAAAGAAATCGTCATAATGCATCCGGGGCCTATAAACAGAGGGGTTGAATTGGATAGCGATGTCGCTGATGGTCCATTCTCAATTATTTTAAATCAGGTAGAAAATGGTGTAGCAGTAAGAATGGCGGCCCTGTATTTGCTTTCCGGAAAGAATTAA
- a CDS encoding YceI family protein produces the protein MKFLSYLIVGSTFLVATSCNNAPKSDGADTSAPKVVKLSVIGTNYTVDTSTSKIHWTGSKLVGSSNSGTINLANGNVQVDAGKVVGGVFVFNMQSIQPQLADAESSEKLKAHLSSSDFFATDSFPTSKFEITGIKEGVDTAQVVFKQANNMISGNLTIKGITKGIEFPAKISIEGNKLMAEADFNIDRTKWGINYGSENSIKDRIISKEIEFHLNILAVK, from the coding sequence TTGAAATTTTTATCTTATTTAATTGTAGGTTCTACATTTTTAGTAGCAACATCCTGCAACAATGCTCCTAAGTCAGACGGAGCCGACACATCTGCACCAAAAGTAGTTAAGCTTTCAGTTATAGGAACGAACTATACTGTAGATACATCAACAAGCAAAATCCATTGGACAGGTTCTAAGTTAGTGGGCAGTTCCAATTCGGGAACGATTAATTTAGCAAACGGGAATGTACAAGTGGATGCCGGAAAAGTGGTGGGCGGTGTGTTTGTTTTTAATATGCAAAGTATTCAGCCTCAATTAGCGGATGCAGAAAGTAGTGAGAAGTTGAAGGCTCATTTATCTTCATCCGATTTTTTCGCTACCGATTCTTTCCCTACGTCTAAATTTGAAATTACTGGAATAAAAGAAGGAGTAGACACTGCTCAGGTTGTTTTTAAGCAGGCCAATAATATGATTTCCGGTAATCTTACTATTAAGGGGATTACGAAGGGAATAGAATTCCCTGCGAAGATTTCCATTGAAGGAAATAAACTGATGGCAGAAGCCGATTTTAATATCGATCGGACAAAATGGGGTATCAACTACGGTTCGGAAAATAGCATTAAAGATAGAATCATCAGCAAGGAAATAGAGTTTCATTTGAATATCCTGGCAGTAAAATAA